CCACCCAGTTGAAAATGCAATCTTtcgtgtacttttttttttcacttaactatacaatgtttgtgtttgtttattttttaaagcaaggaGGAGACATTGAGAAGTCTGTTTTAGAGAGATTGTTTAGAGTCACTAATGTCTAGGCAGATCCTACAGCTTATAATGAAATGCAGTGTTTAGATGaactaaataaaaaggaaaataaataaatgccagtTGTGATACTGTCACTTACTGTGCAGCATTACTGGAACATGGCACTGAACAGGGAAAGATTGAATAGATCCTATTTAATGCATTAACGATCAGATCCCACAGTACAGTCTTTGGCACAGATCATCATCACATATGTGCAATCTTTTGTCTTCAATTCGCAGTTATTTTGGGATTCAATAGGCATGTACATAATGGTACATCCTGCTTCTGTgcctcagaaaaaaaaatacaaaaaatccaTAATATGTTGGCTCTATATACTGAAACAAATGTGACTCATATGACACTGCAGTTATAGTGTTTCTTTATAATGTGCTGTCAAATAaatggatttgatttaaatgGGGGAGGCTATATATCACAATCTACACAAAATCTACCACTGTGCAAAACCCAGTGGTATAAGATTGTGCTTAAAGTTTACTGACAACACTTACGCGCCTCAGTGGTGTATTTAAAGTGTCTGGATTTGATGTTAAAAAACAACTCCACTCACACTACACCTCCACTCCACAAACACATTACCTGACACCCCTAAGAATGGGCTGCTGACAAGCTGCACCTGCTTTTACCTCCATGTACATTTCTGTTTGGCACAATATTAGCGCTTCATTAACTCCCAGAAGTTGATAAACAACTGTGAACTATTTGTGTAATGGCACAATAAACGAAAACACTACAAGCTGCCAATTTACAGCTAATGTGCTCTGTTTATTCTGCCAATTAGCTGGGAATTAAATGGGATGCAGGTACAAAAATGACAACCGCAACACAAACAACAGCAAAGGAGAGGAAAACTCAGAAAGCAGCTACAAAAGAATGGGACTAAGAGGAAGCTACAAAGGGCCTTGACAAGAACACTGAAAAGGAGACACTATCCCAGTTCCTACTATGGGAGTTAAAGGCCATGTCGACAATTAACTCATAAGACCAGCTTCAGTCACAGGCAGCTTGAACTGATAGGGAAAGACAATGAACATCTAGGACAATGATTTCTCAAATACATCAGTCAATACACTAAGTAAATATTACAGGCAGGGATTAAAGTTTGTAAACAAGAGACTGGTAAGAAAGCAGGCTGAATTTCCCAGAGACAGAAGCTGTCTACAGTAAATATGTCCTGACAGACGGCAGAATCAGACAACAGGGTATTCACAGACGCAGGGAGGGGGAAGAAAAAGGGTTTTAATCAGAAATCATGCTGATCCTTTTTGATGTGACTGCATCTTTGCGTGGGTGGATGAGCCAGCAGCAAGGCGGAAGTGAGGTTGTTTGTGAGGACTTTCCATGATTTTCTTCTGAAAATGCACCAGGGCCTAAATGGGCTCTACCCCTGCAATGAACGCAATACCAACTACTAAGTAAAATCGTAAGCAGATTGCTCTGGGTTTGTGTCAGGGATGTCATTACTCAGTCATTAAGCCCAAAAAAAAGTTAGGAAAATGCTGCAAATTGTGGGAATCAGAAAAGATGAATGGTAGGTTTAATGGAGGCCCTTCCCACAATTCTTCTGGGACGCAGCTTTTTAAAGTAATATATCCTCTCCTACGCTGCACTTGGCATCGCTCCATTCACCACTGTCCTGTGGTTTGACTTTTTTTCAGAGGAAAACCactaaatgcaaacaaaaaagattttgttttcagtttcaaagtGCCATTAAATCACATCGAACATGAACATTTCAAGTCacgagaaaaaagaaaaacttcaAAGGAAATACTTACAATCaactaatttgaaaaataatttccAATGATAGGAAAATTTGACCATTGACAAACCTTAAAACCCTGTGCAGTATCTAGGAGGGAGTGAATTAATGTATTCCTATTGTCCCTTCAAGCTGATGACCTGAATGATTCAGAAACTCCCTGTGCCTGTTCATCTAAAGATCACCTCATGTTTTACCAATATAGGGGGCACACAATGGGGTCAAAGGAATCACACatcatattatattttgtacagctgcacatgcaaactccacaacTGTCTTCTAAGGGATGGTTTTCTCACAATACTAACTCCTAGTTGAATAATTTGCTTTCCCACTTTCCCATAAAGCAGCTCTAGATACTTTTGGTTAAAGATAAATTGCCAACCAtgaaaaagcacacaaaaaacaacaaatacaggAAAAGCTCTTTAATGTCTTTGCCATAATATAAGCAGAAGTCAACACACAGGCCAAAGGAAACACACTTTCACACTTGAGAAGAGTTATGTTATGCAAGTCAATGTCACACCAGGTTGGAGTACAGACTGCTTTTATGGTGTCCTGTGGATTAATTAAATAGTGATGGTTACAGATGGCATGTCGTTCTCAATGGTGAGCACAGAGGAGGTTTTATAGAACAATGTCACTCACATGGAGAAATAGGTGAACGATGTAggaattcattaaaatgcttcATTCACTGTCCATTCCAGAGACTGGCTTTCTGGAAACCGTCTACTCCCTTCTTTATATTGTGCATAGAAAGACATTTCACCCAATCATatgcctgtttatttatttatttttattttttttaacaaattgaAGAAAAACTCCAGAGTAAAAGCAAAGAAGCAAGACAAGTGTATTGGGTTTCTTATGGAGTGAAAAAAAAGCTGACAGTTATTTGGAACCTTATTTTTCATTGGCATCTGCTTCCTTCAAGTCTCACCACACTGGATTTCACAAAAAGGGCATTCAGGGTCACGCAGGCCCACAAACCTGACCCATAATTTCTGAAGCCTACACACATGCAGAGGAGAGGAAATGCCACAGACTGAAATTTGCTGTTTACTGTTCCAGTTAAAGTTAAGTCCCAGTCACCTTCTCTGCGAAGTGTGGAAAAACTGTTTGAAAATAGGATTTTGCAAAgaactttgcaaatgtatattGTGTTCAAGATGCAATTAAAATCACTTTCTGGCCCCACcgtacatttaagaaacatatCCGTCGTACCCAGACAGTTTATCTACTGAAAAGGTGcctaaaaaatacatacacacaaatatatatatatatatatatatatatataaatgcaatttgatcaaaattaaatacttaattaTACATTTGCACCAATTTTCCTTCACTGGGACCAAAAAGAACAGTTTTGCTCTTGTGTCATTATACGACTCTATAGTTGGCAACAGATGACTGTATGATAACAGGGTCCGGGCAAGGGCTGGAATGCGACTCTTATTGATTGAATAAACACACTTTTCTGCTCTGGTCCTTCAGTTTATCTTCTGTTCTAGTTAATGAGTTTTCTGACTCAGTTATGAGGGTTAATCAGTGAAACACTGTACCATAATTACCACCCCTCTAACTCCCAGATTTCATGAAGCTGTAATCCCCCTTCTGCAGTAGCTCTACAAACAGCTGTATCAACCGTGGATCTCTTTGTCACCTGAAAATTATAAATCTGTTGAGATGCCTTAGGTGAAGCTGTCTGAGGAACCGCTGAAGCACAGCCTGAGAAATAAGGCAGCAGCTGATGAGAGTTGAAGAAATAGCCAAGGTCAAGTGGGTGTAGGCAGAccacaatttcaaagatttaaATTGATCATATATTAAGATCAGTTCTGGGTTTAGTTTCAGGCTATACAGCTTCAAACTGAGGGATACTACACGGTTAACCCATTTAACTCCAAAGTTCTTCATAAACTCAATTCAAACAAATTCAAACAAATTCCTATGTGTACACTTGCAAAAGCACAATCCGAAAGTTCACTGGGACATCTACTCTTGGTATTGCTGTTAATTACTCATTCCCTGTACAGCGACAACTGGCCGAATTGAAAACAGATGGTTAATGGAACTTGTATTAGTTAATAATTatagagcaaaacaaaaaagtaaaccaaccaacaaacaaacgcacacacattgTTTCGTGTGCTGCTGTATTAGGAAGTTCGGCATGCAGGTCCTCTCTGTACGTAACACCATTCCATTCTGGCTTATTCATTTTCTGCTCCAGCACTATGACTCACTCTGAGCTGTGCTGTAAAGTATTTCCTTTTACAATGCAGAATTTGCACAGGATACCCATGGCAAGGTTCTGCTTTGTGAGTGATGGACAGGAGCAGATatcctgctttttttttttaaacacaatgacATCATGCAGTCAGCCTCACACTGCCTAGTATTGCACTGAAACTATTTTCACGTATAGAAAAGGCACTTCAAACTTGAAACACTTACAGGACAGGATTTCTCTCCACACTGTGCTTCCCACCGTGGCCCATGTCCCCCTTTGAGAAGGGTTGCGTTGAGTTAAATTATTCTGGCATAATAGCATTTTCCTAAAACCActaccggaaagccaactgttGAGCAGACGTGTAGTCATGTATCACACCTGCAGATGTGCACCGCTCTGTGACATGAGCGGTGCGAGCCGAGGCCAAACTACACATCCTACATACTGTGGAAATCAGCAGGCCAACGCTTGTTTGCTTGACCTCTCGAGGTATTTCTTCTTTGGCAAAGGAAGTATAGTATGGGCTTGATTTAATCGAACCAGTAACTGCATTTTGTCTCTCAGTAACCAGTTCATTTACTGATGATTTCAAAGCTACGCGAATTACACTTTTCATGTTTTAACAAAAATAGGATTTCTGGGTTTCTCACCATTGAAGTAATTATGACTGGAATTAAGTTTAAAAAATTAagttatattttacaattatcCAACAAAATGGGATGTTTTAAAATTTTCTAATTGTTTCCCATTtaatgtaattcttgtgaaTTTTTGTCTGCCCAgcgtttacttttttttttttttttggaaattgCGAGAACCTTACTATATTAACACAGAGCACGCGTATCATCTCTTctaaagacaaaaaatatttactGAACTGAAATCCACTACGCTTCAAAAGCGccaatcattttctgtaaggtTGCCTTTGAATTTGTAAGGTGTGTTCTGCCAGGAAGTGATGTTTGGCTCATAtaatacaaatcaaaaacacacaacacactcttcATTTTAGCACAATCGCAACAATCCGCAcatcaaatgttttttatagtggTACACAAAAGCAGATCGTAtatcaaatgttttttaaacttGAGCAAAAACACTCGGCGTCTGCTTCACTTTTCAGGGCAGATAGATGATAGTCTTCAATAGAAATAACCCATTTCCACTAGGCACATAAAGACTAACAGGCTCTCTAAACAGTTTGCAACATTTTTCCACCCCAGGGAAGACTCATCAGAAGAAAGTGAGGTAAGATATTTAGACAGAAAAAGGATATCTTCCTCTCAACATCCTTCCCAGTCGCAAAACAGATCTCAACACCTTGGGGGTTTGACAGGATTTTCCTCTGTTTTGACATTCCTGCTAATTTTATCATTAATTAATTGGCAGCATGAAATTTTCAAACATACACCTGACCTTTGCTTCCCTGCAGGGCAACTGCTTGTAGTTTGAATGGCATTCCTGACTGGCGGTGCTGTAGGCGGGTGACCATCACAGTTTATACAGTCGTGGCAAAATACTTTGCACACCCTTTGTAAATAACTGGAAAAAATATgttcttggaaaaaaaaaaacatgacactgTTAGCCTGGTATGTGTTATACTTTTTCAGTTCATTACAATGTCAAATTAGATTTTTGTAcgatttattatttgtaaagcATTCGCAAAGAGCTTCTCATTTGCAAACTCAATATAAATCTGTAccatagctttttttttttttttttttcttttaaatggtaACTATGAAATGGTTTTCACTGGATTCCCGAAGTGATCAGATGTGGATCAAAGAGGGTTTCAGATAAAAAGTGTCAAATGTCATCTGATTCTCCGTTAAAATATgacttgataaaaaaaaaaggtttatataATCTTGTCTATGAGAGAGAACAAAGGAATGTGTTTAAGAAGCCCATTTCTTTAATCTTCAAACGTATTTTTgttaacataaaaaagaaaaacggtacTATTCATGtcttgagtttttttttccttgttaaAAATGCTTTATATGTTGTCAGTGGTTTAGGAAGAATTGCTTTATGAGCCAAACTCATTTTGTGGTCGATCAAAAATCCATGAAAATGGAATCAGACAGTACTGTGGACTACAACTTAAACATTGCGGCTTTGAAAAAAACATCCCGTTCTCAGACTCCCCATGTATGCAGCTTAATCTTGAAAAAATAACGACGCTAAGTAAGACACAGTCAGTAATTACAAAAACTGTGAGATATATACTTAAGACATGTTCATGATTCTGCATCACAATATCTGCAGTATTTTCGACTGTACTGTAACACCACACACTTAGACAACACAGAGCTTTATCTTCAACAATTTTATTTGGATGACTTAAagcagttttaaaatatataaaaaaaatgaaattatttaCAGACATCATAATATGAAAAGGTAGTTTTTTGCGGAAatgtttcagaaaaaaataagacagCTTTATCTCAAATTAAGTAAGAATTGTAGGTCTTTGAGTTCGAGGGTTTGCTCCGAGAGATTTCAAATTAGGAACAGAGCTTCGGCAAATTTGatatactgaaaaaaaaaaaaagaaaaaagagggcaaaatatattattttcctgGGTGATGGGTATGTTACAGATGATAGATATCCACTTATATAACCCATTAGAGTGAAAGGACTTTTTTTTGTATCACCTTTCTGATGATGGATCAgttacattaatatttaatattggaACTGATTTCATCCATGAGAAAATGACCAGGGAAGAACTTATTTACATAAAAGGTCTAGGAAGGGCTGTATCTTGTATcttcaatattaaaataaaacccaatTATTTCACAATGTTTTGTACAGGAGTTGACTATATACACTTTTAGGTCGGTTACACCAGCCTGGTCTGAACACCACATGTGGTCCTGCTGAAATCATGATCATAAATACAATTCAGTGCTAAGAATCTGTTCacaatagaaaaatacatttacatttttttttacgtCTTGACAATTAAACACTTGTAGAGTCATGGTCTGGGGAAATAATTTACtaaatttaataatttagtttttgtgGCCAGTTCATTAATAAAATTTCTCTATGTGATAAAAATCTAAACCATTTTTAGGCAGAACTTATTTGGCTTTTACAGATGCTAAGTTACCTACAACGTTTTCCAGATGTTATTAATGCAGGACATGCcgaaacaaaataaacagtgtAACTTATAACACCTACATCTACTATCAGGctattttacatacaatttaaataaaaccaatttgcagacatttttattttggaccAGGTTTAGATCTCCCCCTAAAAATACTCTAAAACCAGTCACAAAAAATAATGGTGCAAGTAGCCGAATTAATATTTTCAACTTTGCAAGTTACAAATGGGATTCTCTTTAAGAAGGAGGTGTACGTTTTGCTCCTAAACAAAAGCTTAGGACATCTGGCTGTAGATGCTTAATTTCAGCAAAGGCATATTGGCGTTTTACCCGGTGATGCAGGCACTGTAGTACACAGCACTGCTGGCATCTGACAAAGCGGATATCAAGGGGCTCTCCTCACAAGATATGTGTCTGGGAGGCACTTTGGGCACTGGGGCATTATACGACTGTCCCAGCCCATCGAGACGAGTCCTGCTCATGTTAAGATACTGGTCAAACTCATTGCGGTCCACTTCAGTCCAGAACTCGGAGTGACTGAGCTGTTCCACATTGTCCAGGGGGGGGTTCTCAGGGGGAGGGGAGAGCTGACCCAGATGTGCGGTGAACCCCCCCTGCGGGCCGGAGTAGAGCTGATTGTAGTAGACGCTGCTGGCGTGGGGGCTCTTCGCTGCCTCTGCCACGCTCACCGCACTCTGGGGGTAGGAGACGTGCGGCCCATCGGAGCCGGAAATGTGCCGCTTCTCCTGGCAGCACTCGGGGGATTtctgatggtggtggtggtggtgctgctggtggtggtgatgttGACTGTGGTGATAGTTAATCCAGGGCACCAAGTTCACGTCGTCATGCATGTGGGGTGGGAAGAAGACTGGATCGCCCTCCTCCAGCACGTCCAGAGGAGACATCTCAGGCGTTGGCAGCCCGTAACTCTCGAACTCCGAGCCCAC
The genomic region above belongs to Amia ocellicauda isolate fAmiCal2 chromosome 4, fAmiCal2.hap1, whole genome shotgun sequence and contains:
- the sox18 gene encoding transcription factor Sox-18A translates to MNISESSYCREETSQPRGNCSWVTAHSPGSDRGLGFDQTLVGDPGSAVGAEGRTPSPEAGCGLGPAPGSSEGKSAAESRIRRPMNAFMVWAKDERKRLAQQNPDLHNAVLSKMLGQSWKALSTVDKRPFVEEAERLRLQHLQDHPNYKYRPRRKKQAKKIKRMEPNLLLHGLSQTCGGENYSMNHPNRSQPGHHQLPPLNHFRDLHSVGSEFESYGLPTPEMSPLDVLEEGDPVFFPPHMHDDVNLVPWINYHHSQHHHHQQHHHHHHQKSPECCQEKRHISGSDGPHVSYPQSAVSVAEAAKSPHASSVYYNQLYSGPQGGFTAHLGQLSPPPENPPLDNVEQLSHSEFWTEVDRNEFDQYLNMSRTRLDGLGQSYNAPVPKVPPRHISCEESPLISALSDASSAVYYSACITG